From Zhongshania aliphaticivorans, one genomic window encodes:
- a CDS encoding YggT family protein, giving the protein MSAVNEITTLLLNTVVSLGIALFLIRMILQLVKADYYNPISQFVVKVSNPLVLPLRKIIPSVGKVDTASLLLALLVQAVGIAILFQIYGGRLPNIGQLLIWSVLGICSALLNLYFFAIIGNIIMSWVAQGGSNPAARLLFQITEPVMAPFRKLVPPMGGLDLSPIFVFLIINVLEVLLRHMAASAGLHPALVMGL; this is encoded by the coding sequence GGTCAGCCTTGGTATCGCCTTATTTTTGATACGCATGATTTTACAGTTAGTGAAGGCAGACTATTACAACCCTATTTCGCAGTTTGTGGTGAAAGTCAGTAACCCCTTGGTACTGCCGCTGCGAAAAATTATTCCCAGTGTCGGCAAGGTCGACACCGCCTCCTTACTTTTAGCCCTGCTGGTGCAAGCGGTTGGTATTGCCATCCTGTTTCAGATTTACGGCGGCCGCCTGCCCAATATAGGCCAATTGCTTATTTGGTCGGTACTTGGCATTTGCAGTGCCCTGCTCAACCTCTATTTCTTCGCCATTATCGGCAATATCATTATGAGTTGGGTTGCCCAAGGCGGCAGCAACCCCGCCGCACGCCTGCTCTTTCAAATCACCGAACCGGTCATGGCGCCATTTCGTAAACTCGTGCCACCGATGGGCGGTCTCGATCTATCGCCAATATTTGTGTTTTTAATTATCAATGTGCTAGAGGTGCTACTGCGGCATATGGCGGCCAGTGCCGGCTTGCACCCGGCACTGGTTATGGGGCTATAA
- a CDS encoding DUF167 family protein, which yields MVSAQYYQWQDGDLVLFCHIQPKASANEFAGQHGDRLKIRITAAATDGKANAGLIAFVAAAFGVSKQRVSLSAGSQSRQKTLKIQAPTSIPEALADTVK from the coding sequence GTGGTCAGCGCGCAGTACTACCAATGGCAGGATGGCGATTTAGTTTTATTCTGCCATATTCAGCCCAAGGCCAGCGCCAATGAATTCGCGGGGCAACACGGTGATCGGCTCAAAATCAGAATTACCGCAGCGGCAACAGACGGCAAAGCCAATGCCGGTTTGATCGCATTTGTTGCCGCCGCCTTTGGCGTAAGCAAGCAGCGTGTAAGCCTCAGCGCGGGCAGCCAAAGCCGTCAAAAAACACTGAAAATTCAGGCGCCGACGAGTATTCCCGAAGCCCTAGCCGACACCGTAAAATAA
- the metX gene encoding homoserine O-succinyltransferase MetX, translated as MTQEQNGSVGIVVPQTLHFDTPLTLACGRALPEHDIVYETYGQLNADKSNGILICHALSGHHHAAGIHHPDDRKPGWWDSCIGPGKPIDTNVFFVLSINNIGGCNGSTGPTAINPETGKPWGPDFPPLRCRDWVESQYLMMQHFGITQWAAIIGGSLGGMQAMRWALEHPDALRHCIVIASAMKLSAQNIAFNEIARRAITSDPNFFEGRYLEHNTLPRQGLALARMVGHITYLSEDGMKQKFGRELKTGNLTLGSGSDSDVEFEVESYLRYQGEAFSGSFDANTYLLMTKALDYYDLAREYNDDPAEAFSHAKCSFMVISFTTDWRFAPARSREIVDALVAANKPVSYAQIEADHGHDAFLIPIPRYMDVFHAYMKRLKQELGHAL; from the coding sequence ATGACACAGGAACAAAATGGCAGCGTCGGCATTGTGGTGCCGCAAACCCTGCATTTCGATACGCCCCTGACCTTGGCTTGTGGGCGTGCACTGCCCGAACACGATATTGTTTACGAGACCTACGGCCAGCTCAACGCCGACAAATCCAATGGCATACTCATCTGCCACGCCCTCAGCGGTCATCATCACGCAGCGGGCATTCACCATCCCGACGACCGCAAACCGGGTTGGTGGGACAGCTGTATTGGCCCCGGTAAACCCATCGACACCAATGTGTTCTTTGTTCTGAGCATTAATAATATTGGCGGCTGCAATGGCTCAACCGGCCCAACAGCCATCAATCCGGAGACCGGCAAGCCCTGGGGGCCAGACTTTCCACCGCTGCGCTGTCGCGACTGGGTAGAGAGCCAATACCTAATGATGCAGCACTTTGGCATCACTCAGTGGGCGGCGATAATCGGTGGCAGCCTCGGCGGCATGCAGGCCATGCGTTGGGCGCTGGAGCATCCCGATGCCCTGCGCCACTGCATTGTGATTGCCTCGGCCATGAAATTGTCAGCCCAAAATATCGCCTTTAACGAAATTGCTCGAAGGGCCATTACCTCGGACCCCAATTTCTTTGAGGGCCGCTACCTAGAACACAACACCCTGCCTCGTCAGGGTTTGGCGCTGGCCCGCATGGTTGGCCATATCACCTACTTGTCTGAAGATGGCATGAAGCAAAAGTTTGGCCGGGAATTAAAAACCGGCAACCTGACGCTCGGCTCCGGCTCAGACAGCGATGTAGAATTTGAGGTAGAGAGTTATCTGCGCTATCAGGGCGAGGCCTTTTCCGGCAGCTTTGACGCCAATACTTACCTGCTGATGACCAAGGCATTGGACTACTACGACCTGGCTCGGGAATATAACGACGATCCCGCCGAGGCCTTTAGCCACGCCAAGTGTTCGTTTATGGTGATCTCCTTCACCACCGACTGGCGCTTTGCCCCGGCCCGCTCGCGAGAAATCGTCGACGCGCTGGTCGCTGCTAATAAACCAGTGAGCTACGCCCAAATCGAAGCCGACCACGGCCACGATGCGTTTTTAATCCCGATCCCGCGTTATATGGATGTCTTCCACGCTTATATGAAACGCCTCAAACAGGAGCTTGGCCATGCGCTTTGA
- the metW gene encoding methionine biosynthesis protein MetW, translated as MRFDLTLIQPWINEGSRVLDLGCGDGTLLATLAKQKNVSGVGLEIDPENITQSLAQGVNVIEHDLNLGLGNFRDNSFDMVVMTLALQTLRYPHLVIDEMLRVGRECIVTFPNFGHWRSRWYLSQRGKMPVSKFLPYTWYDTPNIHFCTVKDFEALCADKQIRVLNSAVIGADNNQSSLADRFPNLLGVTAVYHISK; from the coding sequence ATGCGCTTTGACCTTACCCTGATTCAGCCGTGGATTAATGAAGGTAGTCGCGTGCTCGACCTGGGCTGTGGCGACGGCACGCTGCTAGCAACCCTCGCCAAGCAAAAAAATGTGTCTGGGGTTGGTCTTGAAATCGACCCTGAGAATATTACCCAGTCACTGGCGCAAGGTGTGAATGTCATTGAGCACGACCTTAACCTTGGGCTCGGCAATTTCCGCGACAATAGTTTTGACATGGTGGTGATGACCCTCGCCCTGCAAACCCTGCGCTACCCGCACTTGGTCATCGACGAAATGCTCCGTGTCGGCCGTGAATGTATTGTCACCTTCCCTAATTTTGGCCACTGGCGCAGCCGCTGGTATTTAAGCCAGCGCGGCAAAATGCCAGTATCAAAATTCTTACCCTATACTTGGTACGACACCCCCAATATTCACTTTTGTACCGTAAAAGATTTTGAAGCACTGTGTGCCGACAAGCAGATCCGCGTGCTAAATAGCGCAGTGATCGGCGCCGACAATAATCAAAGCTCACTCGCCGACCGCTTCCCGAACTTGCTTGGCGTTACCGCGGTCTATCACATCAGTAAATGA
- a CDS encoding DUF4426 domain-containing protein → MNFAYRVFSAISLGLLLCFSAASQAQETPPVTATSKQFGNDTVHFSVLNTSFLTPQVARSYGIVRGKNKFLINVSVRRQSGPDNIALRATINGTQSDLIHRTPLDFREVIEQDAIYYIAEFAISNDERRDFRLQVNVDDKPSYDVQFIKMLYVDK, encoded by the coding sequence ATGAATTTTGCATATCGCGTTTTCTCCGCCATCAGTCTTGGCTTGCTACTCTGCTTTAGTGCAGCCAGCCAAGCCCAAGAAACCCCACCGGTGACGGCAACCAGCAAGCAGTTTGGCAATGACACTGTCCATTTCAGCGTGCTGAACACCAGCTTCCTCACGCCCCAGGTCGCCCGCAGCTATGGCATTGTGCGCGGTAAAAACAAATTCCTGATCAACGTGTCGGTGCGCCGCCAGAGTGGCCCTGACAATATTGCCCTGCGCGCCACCATCAACGGCACTCAGTCGGATCTAATCCACCGGACCCCATTAGATTTTCGTGAAGTCATAGAACAGGACGCCATCTACTATATTGCCGAGTTCGCCATTAGCAATGACGAGCGCCGAGATTTTCGTCTCCAAGTCAATGTCGACGACAAGCCCAGCTACGACGTTCAATTCATTAAAATGCTATACGTAGACAAATAG
- the rdgB gene encoding RdgB/HAM1 family non-canonical purine NTP pyrophosphatase, which produces MTTKHIVVLASGNRGKLQELNDLLSGLGIELRSQADYKVEEAEETGLSFIENAILKARNAARQSGCAALADDSGLCVDALDGAPGIYSARFAGTNADDASNNAKLLLALTGNTQRRAHFHCALAFVRHADDPAPIVCEGQWRGTILEQPRGDNGFGYDPLFFIAELAKSSAELNKAEKNQISHRALALQQLLPRLHAEYLTKG; this is translated from the coding sequence GTGACAACCAAGCACATCGTCGTTCTCGCCAGCGGCAACCGAGGTAAACTCCAGGAACTGAATGACCTTCTGAGCGGACTTGGTATTGAACTGCGCAGCCAAGCCGACTACAAGGTGGAAGAGGCGGAGGAAACCGGCCTCAGTTTTATCGAAAATGCCATTTTAAAAGCCCGCAATGCTGCCCGCCAAAGTGGCTGTGCTGCGCTGGCCGACGACTCTGGCCTGTGTGTCGACGCCCTCGACGGTGCACCGGGAATCTACTCCGCGCGCTTCGCCGGAACTAACGCCGACGACGCCAGCAATAATGCCAAGCTTTTGCTCGCGCTCACTGGCAACACCCAACGTCGCGCTCACTTCCACTGTGCGCTGGCCTTTGTCCGCCACGCCGACGACCCCGCCCCTATCGTCTGCGAAGGTCAGTGGCGGGGCACTATTCTTGAACAGCCACGCGGCGACAATGGCTTTGGCTACGACCCGCTGTTTTTTATTGCCGAACTCGCTAAAAGTTCGGCGGAGCTCAATAAGGCCGAAAAAAACCAAATCAGTCACCGCGCGCTGGCGCTGCAGCAATTATTACCTCGCCTGCATGCCGAATACCTGACCAAAGGCTAA
- a CDS encoding 2Fe-2S iron-sulfur cluster-binding protein has protein sequence MASLCLTVADTALSLNINDSDDLLKQCLAAALPVARSCRNGNCGRCDCQLESGTVALRNGKVITAPATIALCISHARSDLRIAKMPLNSIAQHWRCEGLNLRQLQLPAGRQSPPQRGDMVALLLRNSVLINSVEALAGRIITLQAPCPDIEQHKNKQLSIGLLNIDREHHGDFALWCHGNSNEHTQLLWRGINQATGLAAQAAYRHANNSDDYQLRKLNSQ, from the coding sequence ATGGCGAGTTTGTGCTTAACGGTGGCTGACACCGCGCTTAGCCTAAATATCAACGACAGCGACGATCTTCTAAAGCAATGCCTCGCTGCAGCATTACCAGTAGCCCGCAGCTGCCGCAACGGCAATTGCGGCCGCTGTGACTGCCAGCTTGAATCCGGCACGGTGGCCCTGCGCAATGGCAAGGTCATCACCGCGCCCGCAACAATTGCACTGTGTATCAGCCACGCCCGCAGTGACCTGCGCATCGCAAAAATGCCGCTTAACAGCATCGCCCAGCACTGGCGCTGTGAGGGTTTGAACCTCCGCCAATTGCAGCTACCCGCCGGACGACAAAGCCCACCCCAGCGCGGAGATATGGTCGCGCTACTACTGCGTAATAGCGTATTGATCAATAGCGTGGAGGCGCTTGCAGGCCGAATCATCACCCTACAAGCCCCTTGCCCAGACATTGAACAGCACAAAAACAAGCAGCTTAGTATTGGCTTGCTCAACATAGACCGTGAACACCATGGCGACTTCGCGTTATGGTGTCATGGTAATAGCAATGAGCACACGCAGCTGCTCTGGCGAGGTATTAATCAGGCGACCGGCCTCGCCGCTCAGGCCGCCTACCGCCATGCCAACAATAGTGACGACTACCAATTGCGCAAGCTAAATTCACAGTAA
- a CDS encoding TIGR03545 family protein gives MFKWILRGVIALLAVTVIGVVFALEPIAKFMIEHEGSKQVGARVDVDSVDIKLYPTHVALNGLTVANPQEPMRNLLQSAKVSADVDTKALLKMQFIADQVVLSGLQMYTERSTPGTLDGKLPPAKPESESSLPGITMPDPSALLAEEQATIQAEVDAIQNGFSTIQNRWETKTTELPEQAKIEAYQTRWNELKKKNMIERIAGAKQLRDDIKSDLKQFKTLNEDIKTDSAEVKSLTLRAANLPADQSKRMLSKYGLDQGSEGMLRFLLGDEVNTFVQRGLSLYQETMGNMAAKESAPAEAPTELPVKLLIRQILIDGYQVIGGEKLAYSGEINDVTDQQDYWNKPITMALRGGMDQKSQLVIDGIFDQRNNTLKSVFNMALKELALSGVSLSQSPELPLQLEKGIANISANFGIDGDTLKGSAKGLINQAKLLVANAAADNKNAQLLAAALEDVSKLVMDLSVNGTVNEPAIKLKSNLDSILGGVLGAEIKAKLSEVEDELKTKLSSDYGPQMAKLKEKQNILGEYQELLGNREAALQALMKEMI, from the coding sequence ATGTTCAAATGGATTCTTCGCGGCGTTATCGCCCTGCTGGCCGTTACCGTTATTGGCGTGGTGTTCGCGCTGGAACCCATCGCCAAATTTATGATTGAGCACGAGGGCAGCAAGCAAGTTGGCGCGCGGGTCGATGTCGACAGCGTCGATATTAAGCTCTATCCCACCCATGTCGCGCTAAATGGCCTCACCGTCGCCAACCCCCAAGAACCCATGCGTAATTTACTGCAAAGCGCCAAAGTGTCTGCCGATGTCGACACCAAGGCCTTGTTAAAAATGCAGTTTATTGCCGACCAAGTTGTGCTGTCTGGCCTGCAAATGTACACCGAGCGCAGCACACCCGGCACCTTAGACGGCAAGCTACCGCCAGCAAAACCTGAAAGCGAAAGCAGTTTGCCCGGCATCACCATGCCTGACCCCAGCGCGCTACTCGCCGAGGAGCAGGCCACCATTCAAGCCGAGGTCGACGCAATTCAAAACGGCTTTAGCACTATCCAAAATCGCTGGGAAACCAAAACCACCGAGCTGCCCGAGCAGGCCAAAATAGAAGCCTACCAAACCCGCTGGAATGAGCTTAAAAAGAAAAACATGATCGAGCGTATCGCAGGTGCCAAGCAATTGCGCGACGACATTAAAAGCGATCTCAAACAATTTAAAACCTTAAACGAAGACATCAAAACTGATTCTGCCGAAGTGAAGAGCCTGACGCTGCGGGCCGCCAATCTGCCCGCCGATCAGTCTAAGCGCATGCTCTCCAAATACGGATTAGACCAAGGCAGCGAAGGCATGCTGCGCTTCCTGCTTGGCGACGAAGTAAATACCTTTGTACAGCGCGGCCTAAGCCTCTACCAAGAAACCATGGGCAATATGGCGGCAAAAGAAAGCGCTCCCGCCGAAGCACCAACCGAATTGCCAGTGAAACTGCTCATCCGCCAAATCCTGATCGACGGCTACCAAGTCATTGGCGGTGAAAAACTGGCCTACTCAGGTGAAATCAACGACGTCACCGACCAGCAAGACTACTGGAACAAACCCATCACCATGGCCCTGCGTGGCGGCATGGACCAGAAATCCCAACTCGTGATTGACGGCATATTTGACCAGCGCAACAACACCTTAAAAAGCGTTTTCAATATGGCATTAAAGGAGCTGGCGCTATCTGGTGTTTCCCTGTCCCAAAGCCCAGAGCTGCCGCTGCAATTGGAAAAAGGCATTGCCAATATTAGCGCTAACTTCGGCATAGACGGCGATACCTTAAAAGGCTCAGCCAAAGGCCTTATAAATCAAGCCAAACTGTTGGTTGCCAACGCCGCCGCAGACAACAAAAACGCGCAACTATTGGCTGCCGCGCTGGAAGACGTCAGCAAGCTCGTCATGGATTTGAGTGTTAACGGCACAGTGAATGAGCCCGCGATCAAACTCAAATCCAACCTCGACAGTATTTTAGGCGGCGTGCTTGGCGCTGAAATCAAAGCCAAGCTCAGCGAAGTCGAAGACGAACTAAAAACCAAACTCAGCAGCGACTATGGCCCGCAAATGGCCAAACTGAAAGAAAAGCAAAACATACTTGGCGAGTATCAAGAATTGCTGGGCAATCGCGAAGCGGCCTTGCAGGCCTTGATGAAGGAAATGATTTAA
- a CDS encoding LysR family transcriptional regulator, giving the protein MLSSNYLKQLDLQDIVIFLNMYEQLSARKTAETMNISQPTVSYCLKRLRSCFDDRLFTSSQGALVPTAKAEAIVPYLRNVVDSINRCAEYDSESNTGSVAKAWHICAPEYFELSILPFALYNIVKQSPKVILNLEKLMRQIPVDKLISGDIDLAIGFGPGYHQLHPDLEWESILTDTFICLTSCHRYDYTAPFSIDEFCSIPNVYPTPWLSEKNMVDSWLDKIGKSRNVLANANTYQAAINILDKVPATLALPKTLIKLLKIPDNVKICQPPHGFPSFSLDIIWASEKSNSNELTKLKDLIRMSAKHVIDDQLDA; this is encoded by the coding sequence ATGCTGAGTAGTAACTATCTAAAGCAACTCGACCTGCAAGACATTGTTATTTTTTTGAATATGTACGAGCAACTGAGTGCTCGTAAAACTGCTGAAACAATGAACATTAGTCAGCCAACCGTAAGTTACTGCCTGAAACGATTAAGAAGCTGCTTCGATGACCGATTGTTTACTTCTTCCCAAGGTGCATTGGTGCCTACAGCAAAGGCTGAAGCAATAGTTCCATACCTGAGAAATGTAGTAGATTCTATAAATCGTTGTGCCGAATATGACTCGGAAAGTAATACAGGGTCGGTGGCTAAAGCTTGGCATATATGTGCACCAGAATACTTTGAATTAAGCATTCTGCCTTTTGCTTTATACAACATAGTTAAGCAAAGCCCCAAAGTGATACTGAATCTCGAGAAATTAATGCGCCAAATACCCGTTGATAAATTGATCAGCGGTGATATTGATCTCGCTATTGGATTCGGCCCTGGCTACCACCAGTTGCACCCAGACTTAGAGTGGGAATCCATACTCACTGACACTTTTATCTGCTTGACTAGCTGCCACAGGTATGACTATACAGCCCCATTTAGCATCGATGAGTTTTGTTCCATTCCAAATGTCTATCCTACACCATGGTTGTCTGAAAAAAATATGGTTGATAGCTGGCTGGATAAGATTGGCAAGTCACGTAATGTATTGGCGAATGCTAATACATACCAGGCGGCAATAAACATTCTGGATAAAGTCCCGGCAACATTGGCGTTACCAAAAACACTAATTAAGTTACTAAAAATTCCAGATAACGTAAAAATTTGTCAGCCGCCACACGGATTTCCTAGCTTTTCTCTAGATATAATTTGGGCTAGTGAAAAATCTAATAGCAACGAGCTAACTAAACTTAAGGACCTAATACGGATGTCCGCCAAGCATGTGATTGATGATCAATTGGATGCATGA
- a CDS encoding TauD/TfdA family dioxygenase, which yields MQSQAICNEQPFLRNPVPGYGFECIQSIIPDRKVLSTFTCDELYSDLSHSGVIIYQGFSDSLNDFDELVSICSSKVTFDPARLSATSNTAEINAGIYEMGLHRENGNLPFHPDIQWFFCLEPAAIGSQTTMCDGQRVFFDLSPKTRNQFINRKIKYSRRIPWDNVKRFLSIELQLESISDEHMHQVMQDIPGQKYHRLDKNLIYSELVISALEVSRFSNKRSFCNSLLGPSFNYDPPHITWEDGEEIPFYIWDEVKDVTSRYTYKHFWRRGDIVVIDNTRVMHGRCRLEDTNRRIFGAQSYKAGGSI from the coding sequence ATGCAATCCCAAGCAATCTGTAATGAGCAACCGTTTCTTCGCAACCCCGTACCCGGCTATGGCTTTGAGTGCATTCAATCCATCATCCCAGACAGAAAGGTTCTGTCTACCTTTACTTGTGATGAGCTATATTCTGATCTTTCTCATAGCGGAGTCATCATATACCAAGGTTTTAGCGATTCCCTAAACGATTTCGACGAACTTGTTAGCATATGCTCGTCAAAAGTGACCTTTGACCCAGCTCGCCTTTCTGCCACATCTAATACTGCAGAGATTAATGCTGGCATATATGAGATGGGGCTACACAGAGAGAATGGCAACCTGCCGTTCCATCCCGACATCCAGTGGTTTTTCTGTTTAGAGCCCGCGGCTATAGGATCACAAACAACGATGTGCGACGGCCAACGCGTTTTTTTTGACCTATCTCCCAAAACTAGAAACCAATTTATCAACAGGAAAATCAAATACTCCCGAAGGATACCTTGGGACAATGTGAAGAGATTTCTCAGTATTGAGCTTCAGCTCGAGTCCATATCCGATGAGCATATGCATCAGGTCATGCAAGATATTCCGGGCCAAAAATACCATCGATTAGATAAAAATCTCATATATTCAGAGCTAGTGATTTCTGCTTTAGAAGTAAGTCGATTTTCAAACAAGCGTAGCTTCTGCAATTCCCTATTAGGCCCCAGCTTCAATTATGATCCGCCACATATTACATGGGAAGATGGTGAAGAAATACCCTTCTATATTTGGGACGAGGTTAAGGACGTCACCTCAAGATATACGTATAAGCATTTCTGGCGAAGGGGCGATATTGTCGTTATTGACAACACTAGAGTGATGCATGGACGTTGCCGTCTGGAAGATACAAATAGAAGAATATTCGGCGCCCAAAGCTACAAAGCTGGAGGTTCAATATGA
- a CDS encoding AMP-binding protein: MSIRNLMINYLNSTPDRVVMHEMDGRSYLISQLLDDINKMAIGLKGQFGNCHGLVFGVAMRSSYEWVATLLAIQKVDAVLLPVPIEFSDDQINSLLAKATAIFVQNKNLEQRISTILPGKLCLTPELVRQTPFGPYTGLLGERIEGDITGIIHTSGTTSKPKGVMIRDEAVGLLVCNVMNRLPAKPLNYVSIVPMSLLIEQVLGIFIPILSGGTLTFMPSMMTEYGSASGNAVEYFNLIAPNNPNFLYLPPKLLEEANQLLQTKTCSQILGNDNPHIITGGAKVPMKILEALDAQGINIFEAYGLSENSSIISMNSVEQRVIGSSGTLLEGIVPKFVDGELLINTPTLCAGYYSSDDTSCEMTDGFLHTGDIAEIRDGYLYITGRKKNVIILSTSRNISPEWVESIYKESPYIDDIIVMGEGQDEPSAIILSESDPDLIRAELTRIESRLANFARIRKYIQISDIPTFRHDFYTVTGRPRRGVIESKYIELLYS; encoded by the coding sequence ATGAGTATTCGTAACTTAATGATCAATTATCTGAATAGCACACCTGATCGCGTAGTAATGCACGAGATGGATGGCCGCTCATACTTAATTTCTCAATTGCTAGATGATATTAATAAAATGGCTATCGGTCTTAAAGGACAGTTTGGGAATTGCCACGGTCTGGTTTTTGGCGTTGCCATGAGATCCAGTTACGAATGGGTAGCTACATTGCTGGCAATACAAAAGGTAGATGCTGTACTTCTCCCGGTGCCAATTGAATTCTCAGATGACCAGATTAATAGCCTGCTGGCAAAAGCCACAGCGATATTTGTCCAGAATAAAAATCTCGAACAAAGAATTAGCACCATTCTTCCTGGCAAATTATGCCTCACACCCGAGCTTGTGCGACAAACACCTTTTGGCCCATACACGGGCCTATTAGGAGAGCGAATTGAGGGCGACATAACAGGGATCATACATACCTCAGGAACGACCTCGAAGCCGAAGGGTGTAATGATCCGTGATGAGGCCGTCGGCTTGTTGGTGTGTAATGTTATGAATCGCCTGCCTGCAAAACCTTTAAATTACGTATCCATAGTCCCAATGAGCTTACTTATTGAGCAAGTCTTGGGGATCTTTATACCAATTCTCTCTGGCGGAACACTAACCTTTATGCCGTCAATGATGACTGAGTACGGCTCTGCAAGCGGTAACGCTGTAGAGTATTTTAATTTAATTGCCCCTAATAACCCTAACTTTCTGTATCTACCACCAAAACTATTAGAAGAGGCAAATCAGTTACTACAAACAAAGACATGTTCACAAATCCTCGGCAATGATAACCCACATATTATTACTGGAGGTGCAAAGGTACCGATGAAGATACTCGAAGCATTGGACGCGCAGGGTATCAATATTTTCGAAGCTTATGGTTTAAGTGAAAATTCATCGATCATCAGCATGAACTCAGTAGAGCAGCGTGTAATTGGTTCGTCAGGCACTTTACTTGAAGGAATAGTTCCAAAGTTTGTTGATGGTGAATTATTAATCAACACCCCAACTTTATGTGCAGGTTATTACAGCTCAGATGATACTTCGTGCGAAATGACTGATGGATTTTTGCACACTGGCGATATTGCCGAGATTCGCGACGGGTATTTATACATCACAGGGAGGAAAAAGAACGTCATAATTTTATCAACCTCACGCAATATTTCTCCAGAGTGGGTTGAAAGCATTTACAAAGAAAGCCCTTACATTGACGACATCATCGTTATGGGTGAGGGCCAAGATGAGCCGTCAGCCATCATCCTATCGGAATCCGATCCCGATCTTATTCGGGCTGAGCTAACTCGCATTGAAAGCCGGCTAGCTAATTTTGCACGTATTCGCAAGTATATTCAGATCTCTGATATACCAACATTCAGGCATGATTTCTATACCGTAACTGGACGTCCTCGTCGTGGCGTTATTGAATCTAAATACATTGAATTGTTGTATTCATAA
- a CDS encoding thermostable hemolysin, with protein MYIVRIYCKEVPKYTYLQRSVCLHYSSHYGATPNPKPDLFYSLTNTLVEGPGHACAGVTFGDTGKLFSEYYIDKKLDEIYSIERSKIAEIGAFSSFTRGIGAGKYLLDLIIKTLTLHNYDLVVLTATKQVRAILHSIVAEVTDLGAATIERVEDPNTNWGTYYNHDPRVVVFRLRNEKVWNSSTVPKALPVLSTA; from the coding sequence ATGTATATCGTGCGAATCTATTGCAAGGAAGTACCTAAATACACATACCTTCAAAGATCGGTCTGTTTACACTACAGCAGTCACTATGGAGCAACGCCTAACCCGAAACCCGACTTATTTTATTCTTTGACAAACACCTTAGTAGAGGGTCCTGGACATGCATGCGCGGGAGTCACTTTCGGAGATACCGGAAAACTATTTAGCGAGTACTATATTGACAAGAAACTTGATGAAATATACTCAATTGAACGATCTAAAATTGCAGAAATTGGTGCCTTTTCTTCATTCACACGCGGCATAGGTGCCGGGAAATATCTCTTAGATCTGATTATAAAAACACTTACTTTACACAATTATGACCTTGTTGTGCTTACGGCGACCAAACAGGTTAGAGCAATATTACACTCCATCGTGGCTGAAGTAACCGATCTTGGTGCTGCGACAATAGAGCGCGTGGAAGACCCAAATACAAATTGGGGTACCTATTACAACCATGATCCAAGAGTAGTTGTATTTCGGCTTCGAAATGAAAAAGTTTGGAATAGCTCTACAGTCCCGAAAGCGCTACCAGTCCTATCAACCGCATAA